Proteins co-encoded in one Chitinophagales bacterium genomic window:
- a CDS encoding glycosyltransferase family 4 protein, translating to MKIVHLTSAHDRYDIRIFVKMCCSLARHGWDVSLVVADGLGDEEKNGVKIYDAGPKQVGRIARMTKTVNSVFEKAKELNADIYQLHDPELMTVCSRLKKMGKKVVFDAHEDLPKQIMGKPYLNFISKQVISLLIGLYERFICSRLDGVLTATPIIREKFLQINPNTIDINNFPVLGELANEGKWSAKKNEVCYVGGITEIRGIKEIVAAMEHTKDVSLNLVGSFSEDLVKTEVKKHPGWTKVKEFGELSRREVADIMSISKVGLVTFLPLPNHIDAQPNKMFEYMSAGIPIITSNFPLWKLIVEGNHCGICVDPLNPAEIGEAIQSLVTNDELAEKMGENGKRAVIEKYNWGSEEKKLFKFYNDLVIE from the coding sequence ATGAAAATAGTTCATCTTACCTCAGCGCACGATAGATATGATATACGCATTTTTGTAAAAATGTGCTGTTCTCTAGCTAGGCATGGCTGGGATGTGTCCCTAGTAGTTGCCGATGGATTGGGAGATGAAGAGAAAAATGGGGTTAAGATATATGATGCTGGACCTAAGCAGGTTGGGCGTATAGCCCGAATGACCAAGACGGTCAATAGTGTGTTTGAAAAAGCTAAGGAGCTTAATGCCGATATTTATCAACTCCATGACCCAGAATTGATGACCGTATGCTCTAGATTAAAAAAAATGGGTAAAAAAGTTGTATTTGACGCTCATGAAGATTTACCCAAACAAATTATGGGTAAACCTTATCTTAATTTTATTTCAAAACAGGTCATATCATTACTGATTGGTTTGTACGAGAGGTTTATTTGCTCTAGATTAGATGGCGTACTCACTGCCACACCTATTATACGAGAAAAATTTCTTCAAATTAACCCAAATACCATTGATATTAATAATTTCCCCGTTTTAGGTGAATTGGCCAATGAAGGTAAATGGAGCGCGAAGAAGAATGAAGTATGTTATGTAGGAGGAATAACTGAAATACGAGGTATAAAAGAAATAGTCGCCGCTATGGAGCATACGAAAGATGTTAGTTTAAACCTGGTAGGCTCATTTAGTGAAGATCTTGTAAAAACAGAGGTAAAGAAACATCCTGGTTGGACAAAAGTTAAGGAATTTGGGGAATTGAGTCGACGAGAGGTTGCTGATATTATGAGTATTTCAAAAGTGGGTTTGGTCACATTTCTTCCACTTCCAAACCATATAGATGCTCAACCCAATAAAATGTTTGAGTATATGAGTGCTGGTATACCAATTATTACCTCTAATTTTCCATTATGGAAGCTTATAGTAGAAGGAAATCATTGTGGGATTTGCGTAGATCCTTTAAATCCTGCTGAAATAGGAGAGGCTATTCAATCACTAGTAACAAATGATGAATTGGCGGAAAAAATGGGAGAGAATGGTAAAAGAGCTGTTATTGAAAAGTACAATTGGGGCAGTGAAGAGAAGAAATTATTTAAATTTTATAATGACTTAGTAATTGAATGA
- the wecB gene encoding UDP-N-acetylglucosamine 2-epimerase (non-hydrolyzing), with product MKILTILGARPQFIKAGSVSRTIALYPQIKEIIVHTGQHYDANMSDVFFEEMNIPKPNYNLGIGGKTHGAMTGQMIEKIEEVALKEKPDWILVYGDTNSTLAGALVAAKLHVKLAHVEAGLRSFNMAMPEEINRILTDRVSTILFCPTLHAVNNLKREGFDNFNCKIIMTGDVMYDGALFYSQKATKPNRDIPEHFILCTIHRAENTDNVSRLTNILEALEEIAQTKPIVLPLHPRTKSIIEKLKIKISENIRVIEPVGYMEMVWLTKNCGLVLTDSGGLQKEAYFFSKLCLTLRDETEWIELVDNNVNFIVGADKSRIVNSYLNVKFTTEYPKNLYGTGNASKEIVDNLISFK from the coding sequence ATGAAGATATTAACTATTTTAGGAGCTCGACCACAATTCATCAAGGCAGGTAGTGTCAGTAGAACTATTGCATTATATCCTCAAATCAAAGAGATTATAGTTCATACAGGTCAACATTACGATGCAAATATGAGTGACGTCTTTTTTGAAGAGATGAATATCCCTAAACCCAATTATAATCTGGGTATAGGAGGTAAGACCCATGGTGCAATGACTGGACAAATGATTGAAAAAATAGAGGAAGTCGCATTGAAGGAAAAACCAGACTGGATATTGGTCTATGGGGACACAAATTCTACCTTGGCTGGCGCACTAGTTGCCGCTAAGCTACATGTAAAACTAGCACATGTGGAGGCAGGATTGAGAAGTTTTAATATGGCAATGCCTGAGGAAATAAATAGAATTCTGACAGATAGAGTGAGTACAATTTTATTCTGTCCCACATTGCATGCTGTAAACAATTTAAAGAGAGAAGGATTCGATAATTTTAATTGTAAAATTATAATGACTGGAGACGTCATGTACGATGGAGCCTTATTTTATAGTCAAAAGGCAACTAAGCCTAATCGTGATATCCCAGAACATTTCATTTTATGTACTATTCATAGAGCTGAAAATACCGACAACGTATCTCGATTGACCAATATTTTGGAAGCATTAGAGGAAATAGCACAAACTAAACCAATTGTACTTCCCCTTCATCCACGAACCAAGTCCATTATTGAAAAGTTAAAAATAAAAATTTCTGAAAATATTAGGGTAATAGAACCCGTCGGCTATATGGAAATGGTATGGCTAACCAAGAATTGTGGCTTGGTTTTGACCGATAGTGGTGGATTGCAAAAAGAGGCTTATTTCTTTTCTAAATTATGTCTAACCTTAAGAGATGAAACGGAGTGGATAGAATTGGTTGACAATAATGTGAATTTTATTGTAGGTGCTGATAAATCAAGAATTGTTAATTCATATTTAAATGTAAAGTTTACTACAGAGTACCCCAAGAACTTATATGGCACTGGTAATGCCTCAAAGGAAATTGTGGATAACTTAATATCCTTTAAATAA
- a CDS encoding GNAT family N-acetyltransferase — protein MEAIQLNSGDLSDFYLEEVARIHYSAYSKDHFTSIFNLAKLKEYYKELILSSDLSLFFNDEGKSVGFIVAGESISKGVSSFIRNNRLYIITLLLTHPKFLIEKLTDIIKSFMPKERRVVSKFRLMSIAVDSNMHSKGYGKKMLQIFEEFLRRKSFLSYGLSVRNDNEKGIKFYIDNGFILEAETSDSHYYRKDI, from the coding sequence ATGGAAGCCATACAATTGAATTCAGGCGACTTGTCGGACTTTTATCTAGAAGAGGTAGCTAGAATACATTATTCCGCCTACTCAAAAGATCATTTTACTTCAATTTTTAATTTAGCAAAGCTAAAGGAATACTATAAGGAACTGATTCTCTCTTCTGACCTTAGTTTATTTTTTAATGATGAGGGAAAATCTGTTGGATTTATAGTAGCAGGGGAGTCGATTTCAAAAGGCGTCTCATCGTTCATAAGAAATAATAGATTGTATATAATTACTTTACTACTTACCCACCCGAAATTTTTAATAGAGAAGTTAACAGATATCATTAAATCTTTTATGCCAAAAGAGAGAAGAGTTGTTTCTAAGTTTAGATTAATGTCCATAGCGGTAGATTCTAATATGCATTCGAAAGGATATGGAAAGAAAATGCTTCAAATTTTTGAAGAATTTTTAAGAAGAAAATCTTTCCTTTCCTATGGACTTTCAGTTCGAAATGACAATGAGAAGGGTATAAAGTTTTATATTGATAATGGATTTATTTTAGAAGCAGAAACCTCAGATTCTCATTATTATAGAAAAGACATTTAA
- a CDS encoding glycosyltransferase family 4 protein: MNIWMISKYASPPGYGTGLRFFYLTKEFAKLGHSSVLITSDANHYAPNFPNTDNRYNSVTIDDTKVVWIKTLKYKKTASPGRILSWLDFEWKLFFMPKKDLGRPDAVVVSSISIFTIFYGYYLKWRYQSFLVFEIRDIWPLTMTEEAGFKWYHPLVLFIGFVEKFGYKVADLVVGTMPRLDLHVRNILGYDRPTFCSPFGFYPGNYDADTQTDNSFKKHFPVGKIIVGYAGSMGITNALESYVECIKMLNTENKDIHFMFVGSGDLRPKFEAELAGCNNVTFLPRITQSEVKFFLANCDILYLSTQDSKVWDYGQSMNKVVEYMLSAKPIIARYSGYPSMINEAGCGIFVSSNQALDIKNAILKYALMPKSERENIGKMGREWIYKHRQYDKLAAEYMSEIQARMESSNSNK; this comes from the coding sequence ATGAATATTTGGATGATATCAAAGTATGCCAGTCCACCTGGATATGGTACAGGACTTCGGTTTTTTTATTTAACTAAGGAGTTTGCGAAGCTAGGGCATTCATCTGTTCTCATTACTTCTGATGCCAATCATTATGCTCCTAACTTTCCAAATACAGATAACAGGTATAATTCTGTAACAATAGACGATACCAAGGTGGTATGGATAAAAACCTTGAAGTACAAAAAGACGGCTTCTCCAGGAAGAATATTAAGTTGGCTAGATTTTGAATGGAAACTTTTTTTCATGCCTAAAAAAGATCTTGGTAGACCGGATGCAGTTGTAGTATCTTCCATATCTATTTTTACCATTTTCTATGGTTACTATCTAAAGTGGAGGTATCAATCCTTTTTAGTTTTTGAAATTAGGGATATATGGCCATTAACTATGACAGAAGAAGCAGGATTTAAATGGTATCATCCCTTAGTTTTGTTTATTGGATTTGTAGAGAAATTTGGATATAAGGTAGCTGATTTAGTAGTAGGCACTATGCCTCGTTTGGATCTACATGTCCGAAATATTTTAGGATACGATAGACCTACATTTTGTTCTCCATTTGGATTTTATCCAGGGAATTATGACGCTGACACTCAGACTGACAATAGTTTTAAAAAGCATTTTCCGGTAGGGAAAATCATTGTAGGTTACGCTGGAAGTATGGGTATCACAAATGCCTTAGAATCCTACGTAGAGTGCATAAAAATGCTGAATACTGAGAATAAGGATATTCATTTCATGTTTGTTGGGAGTGGTGACCTGAGACCAAAATTTGAGGCGGAGCTTGCTGGCTGTAATAATGTGACCTTCCTTCCAAGAATAACTCAAAGTGAGGTAAAATTTTTTCTAGCTAACTGTGACATATTATATCTTTCTACTCAAGATAGTAAGGTCTGGGACTATGGGCAATCTATGAACAAGGTAGTCGAATATATGCTATCTGCTAAACCTATAATCGCTCGATATAGTGGTTATCCTTCCATGATTAATGAAGCTGGCTGTGGCATTTTTGTTTCTTCAAACCAGGCTTTGGATATTAAAAATGCCATACTGAAATATGCTCTTATGCCAAAGTCCGAAAGAGAAAATATTGGCAAAATGGGTAGAGAATGGATTTATAAGCATAGACAATATGATAAACTTGCTGCAGAATATATGAGCGAGATACAAGCAAGGATGGAGTCAAGTAACTCAAATAAATAA